In the genome of Pseudobacteroides sp., the window AAGTCTTAATAAAGATTTTGCTTAAAACATCTAAAATATTACCAATTTTATTATAGATAACCTAATTATAAAATTTTCTGTTATGTATTCCCTCATTTCTTTCATTCCAAATGTTATTTATTATGATAAGTATAGCTGTGGCGTGAAATTGATAATATAAAAATTCCCAACTCAAAAATTATCATATTTACGAACTAATATTATGGAGTTATAAATAGCACTATACTCCCTCCTAATCTGCTTAAATACTTAAAATCTGCTAAACTTTTAAGTATCTAAGCAGATTTTATTAAAGTACTGTTAAGTATAAAAAACAGCATAAACCTATTGAGAAAAAGAGTTCAACCCTTGTTATCCTGCTTTCCCTCATTATAGGCTTAGGCTGCTTATTGTAAAGATTTCAATATCATCAAATGTTGCATGTTTTAAGTATAGCTACTTTGTCATTTTATTTATCTCATTTAACCAACTACTGTCAGTAGTTTCTGAAATACCGACCTTTTCCTAATTATATTTTTTCCTGAAAACTTAACTTGCTTTCCTATGTAAAATACAGGAACTCTCTTTATATAAAAGCATTGAAAATCATTTGTAGCAACTATTGCTTTGCTTTCTGTTAAGCTTATTACAATGCCTTCATAATTCATTTCTATCCCCCCCAAATGTACAAACACGCCGCTACTTTCGCTAAAAATTTGGTTCATGTGTTAAAAAATAATTTATTTAAATATGCTTTAAAATTTCCATAATCACTTTCATATAATATACATAAGCAAATAATGAACTCCCTATTTCTTTCCACTGTCTTTGGGTGAACATCTATTACTTTAGTAAGCTCTTTCATCTTAAAGTATTTTTTTGTTTTCAATATTTCATAAATAGCCCTATTATCAAGTATTCTTTTTGCAATATTTACACACATTTGCCTTGAATCCTTGTGTTTTGGTATATAATCAGGCAAATTACTTATATCTAGACCAAAAGACTCCAATTGTCTTGAAAAGTCTCTCAATTCGTATACTAACTCATATCTGCCTGCCTCAGAACCAACTTCATACATGTTTAATCTCTCCTCAAGCTCACTACCACTTCCACTCCTAGT includes:
- a CDS encoding anti-sigma factor domain-containing protein, which gives rise to MNYEGIVISLTESKAIVATNDFQCFYIKRVPVFYIGKQVKFSGKNIIRKRSVFQKLLTVVG